The Polymorphobacter megasporae genome window below encodes:
- a CDS encoding helicase HerA-like domain-containing protein: MSRTDQAARGRAIEAHRYQSRFALAKVAGATGLLGAAAGIALAWTTVAPDVHQIAIRYVLTQAKQTIRTAIIPGAQVQSQLMEVDGWAIVEDPGHAAMILLARRMAISGGCLAILFAGGLTTLQRRNWISIAEKAAMDEVRRGARRATPKQLAAMLAPAGKRVTGAPPIMIGGVALPAGIENRHLLAIGATGTGKTSFLIDLVHQIAKRGEAVFLYDPDGSYVSRFYDPDRGDVILNCWDRRTARWALIDDIATLADAHRVAAILLPKPANAGESAFWWDEARLLLAHILYHLATTGGTLDDLADLLNGGSVDLNENYLDRLRAIVRGTPAATIFTAGGDKATASVVFMIGIAARSVHTLAAVSRNAAAFSFDRFIVALDQAHGPKPFVFLCCPRRNRDLGTPIVAAWLDAAASAILQRPPDRGTNVWMIIDELASLPPVQSLSNLMPEGRKYRACVTIAFQSLAQLNIAYGEAAAQVITGQTSTQLLMRLGDSPSAEWAARLVGQAEVEGMRPTISLDTQAKGDRGSIAPDRHRETLLMDSDLTMLPTGAAFLRIAGYPVARIQLPPPVEADAVFMAPAFVDAPEATAKIRIAEALPVSPRIEDGDDWLPKVGAF; this comes from the coding sequence ATGAGCCGCACGGACCAGGCCGCACGCGGACGCGCCATCGAGGCTCACCGCTATCAGTCGCGCTTTGCGCTGGCGAAGGTCGCCGGCGCCACCGGCTTGCTCGGAGCCGCGGCAGGCATAGCGCTGGCCTGGACCACCGTCGCGCCCGACGTTCACCAAATCGCCATCCGCTACGTGCTGACCCAGGCCAAACAGACCATCCGCACCGCCATCATCCCCGGTGCGCAGGTCCAGTCCCAGCTGATGGAAGTGGACGGGTGGGCGATCGTCGAAGACCCTGGCCATGCCGCCATGATCCTGCTCGCCCGCCGGATGGCGATCAGCGGCGGTTGCCTCGCCATCCTGTTCGCCGGCGGCCTCACTACCTTGCAGCGCCGCAATTGGATTTCGATCGCCGAGAAGGCGGCCATGGATGAGGTCCGCCGAGGCGCGCGCCGCGCCACCCCCAAACAGCTCGCCGCGATGCTCGCCCCGGCCGGGAAGCGAGTGACGGGCGCGCCTCCGATTATGATCGGAGGCGTGGCCCTTCCGGCCGGGATCGAGAACCGCCATCTGCTCGCGATCGGCGCGACCGGCACCGGCAAGACCAGCTTCCTGATCGACCTCGTCCACCAAATCGCGAAACGCGGTGAAGCGGTGTTCCTCTACGATCCCGATGGCAGCTACGTTTCCCGATTTTACGACCCCGATCGCGGCGACGTGATCCTTAACTGCTGGGATCGGCGCACCGCCCGCTGGGCCCTCATCGACGACATCGCTACGCTCGCCGACGCCCACCGCGTTGCCGCGATCCTACTCCCCAAGCCCGCGAACGCTGGCGAGTCCGCCTTCTGGTGGGACGAGGCCCGGCTGTTGCTCGCCCATATCCTCTACCATCTCGCCACCACCGGGGGTACGCTCGACGACCTCGCCGACCTACTCAACGGCGGCAGTGTCGACTTGAACGAAAATTATCTCGACCGGCTGCGCGCGATCGTGCGGGGCACGCCGGCCGCGACCATCTTCACTGCAGGTGGCGACAAGGCGACCGCATCGGTCGTGTTCATGATCGGCATCGCGGCGCGCAGCGTCCATACTCTCGCAGCCGTGTCGCGCAATGCCGCCGCCTTCTCATTCGACAGGTTCATCGTGGCGCTCGACCAGGCTCACGGTCCCAAGCCGTTCGTGTTCCTATGCTGCCCGCGCCGCAACCGCGACCTCGGCACTCCCATCGTCGCGGCGTGGCTCGATGCCGCCGCCAGCGCGATCCTCCAGCGCCCCCCCGATCGCGGCACCAACGTCTGGATGATCATCGACGAGCTGGCTTCGCTGCCGCCTGTCCAGAGTTTGAGCAACCTCATGCCCGAGGGGCGCAAGTATCGCGCCTGCGTGACGATCGCGTTCCAGTCGCTGGCCCAGCTCAACATCGCATATGGCGAGGCGGCCGCCCAAGTCATCACCGGCCAGACCTCAACCCAGCTCCTAATGCGGCTCGGCGATTCGCCGTCTGCAGAATGGGCGGCCAGGCTTGTTGGCCAGGCCGAGGTCGAAGGAATGCGCCCCACCATAAGCCTGGACACGCAGGCCAAGGGCGACCGGGGTTCAATCGCTCCCGATCGCCACCGCGAGACGCTGCTGATGGACAGCGACCTCACCATGCTGCCGACCGGAGCGGCGTTTCTGCGGATAGCCGGCTATCCGGTAGCGCGCATCCAGCTACCACCCCCTGTCGAAGCTGACGCCGTCTTCATGGCACCCGCCTTCGTCGACGCCCCGGAGGCCACCGCCAAAATCAGGATCGCCGAAGCTCTTCCTGTTTCGCCCCGCATCGAGGACGGCGACGACTGGCTTCCCAAGGTGGGAGCATTCTGA
- the mobF gene encoding MobF family relaxase, whose protein sequence is MFVLTHADGVIEYLSEDANLDYWEADANRQTRWLGQGAEELGLRGEVDSTAFARLLDGHVDDTVLGTVRGDVREHKPGTDVVLNAPKSVSVMALVAGDQRLIEAHLSAVTQAMGYAERHAAVVRIRRDRATVEHVVTENAVTASYLHTTARPTPSAPADPMLHSHNIVLNMSRRADGEWRSTENYHLLKLRRQIGSVYLQELAAEAGRLGYSVTFNQDGTFRLDAVPQVVVDAFSHRSAQIEADLKAQGHTRDSATVAHKTMIARKTRSAKLKSDGAELAAAWRTTADALGFDSEARHGAVAEAEARTRSKRLRLRGRARAADQAVATAAAKLAERDATFSAAHLEGEAAVMVAGEATHQDVRNAVMRATTQGALLRRRAPRAASGSAGFTTREAVECERTMLAIEAEGRNRIAPLLDPIGSARIVEAAAIGAKNLGHEWNDGQRSAAKGLLQSRSRITGLQGYAGTAKTSTVIQVVADAARAQGYTVRALAPTSTAAATLADAIGVEGTTVAHALMHGFNQAPGEKVVEIVDEASMLSTIDTAKLLEHARRTGNRLFLVGDVAQLGSVEAGRAFHQLQQHGMATFTLDTIVRQTNPHTRKAVEALIAGNATKAFASLDTAAGGTAIVEHDKAEIRRVLLARDFLKLSPGERAETIVLDPTRDGRRQLAKTIRSGLIREGALGAEAVAATVLESRDLGPTDRKRALNYRHGDVITFRRGYPKKGVATGTGYMVAEVDGKTVRLIDPIGKAIAWTPGSWGSTSAEVFAEVEAEFRVGDRLMFARNDRHQDRRNGMVAMVTGVDPARAGVMVAMPNGTEQALDLRRIGDRHVRQGWVQTVHSAQGATANTVLAHLESFRQGIDARLLYVAVSRARDQARLYTDNRIRLTIATDLRNGFQTAALDEEIDLGFGMN, encoded by the coding sequence ATGTTCGTGCTCACCCATGCCGACGGCGTAATCGAGTATCTCTCCGAAGATGCTAATCTGGATTATTGGGAGGCCGACGCCAACCGGCAGACCCGTTGGCTCGGCCAAGGGGCTGAGGAGCTGGGGCTTCGCGGCGAGGTCGATTCCACCGCCTTCGCCCGCCTGCTCGATGGCCATGTTGACGACACGGTGCTCGGCACCGTCCGTGGCGACGTCCGGGAACACAAGCCCGGAACCGACGTGGTGCTCAACGCGCCGAAGTCGGTGTCAGTGATGGCCCTGGTCGCGGGCGACCAGCGGCTGATCGAGGCGCATCTGAGCGCCGTCACGCAGGCGATGGGCTATGCCGAACGGCACGCCGCCGTGGTCCGCATCCGACGCGACAGGGCCACGGTAGAGCATGTAGTCACGGAAAATGCTGTTACCGCCAGCTACCTTCATACCACGGCCCGGCCGACTCCCAGTGCCCCGGCCGACCCCATGCTCCACAGTCACAATATCGTGCTGAATATGAGCCGGCGCGCTGATGGGGAGTGGCGCAGCACCGAGAACTACCATCTGCTGAAGCTGCGTCGGCAGATCGGCAGCGTCTATCTCCAGGAGCTGGCGGCCGAGGCGGGGCGATTGGGCTATTCGGTGACGTTCAACCAGGACGGCACATTCAGGCTTGATGCCGTCCCCCAGGTCGTCGTCGATGCCTTCTCGCATCGCTCAGCCCAGATCGAAGCCGACCTGAAGGCTCAGGGCCACACCCGAGACAGCGCCACCGTCGCACATAAGACCATGATCGCGCGCAAGACTCGCAGCGCTAAGTTGAAGAGTGATGGCGCGGAGCTGGCCGCTGCATGGCGCACCACCGCCGACGCGCTGGGATTCGACTCGGAAGCACGCCACGGCGCCGTTGCCGAGGCAGAGGCCCGCACCCGATCGAAGCGTCTCCGTCTCCGGGGACGGGCACGCGCCGCTGACCAGGCCGTCGCCACCGCCGCCGCTAAACTCGCCGAACGCGACGCAACGTTCTCTGCAGCCCATCTCGAAGGCGAGGCCGCCGTGATGGTGGCGGGCGAGGCCACCCATCAGGATGTGCGGAACGCCGTCATGCGCGCCACCACGCAAGGGGCGCTGCTCCGCCGCCGAGCCCCCCGGGCCGCCTCCGGCAGCGCCGGGTTCACGACCCGCGAAGCCGTCGAGTGCGAACGCACCATGCTCGCGATCGAGGCCGAAGGGCGCAACCGCATCGCGCCACTGCTCGATCCGATCGGGTCGGCGCGCATCGTCGAGGCGGCCGCGATCGGGGCTAAGAATCTCGGTCATGAGTGGAATGACGGGCAGCGCAGTGCCGCGAAGGGGCTGCTGCAGTCTAGGTCGCGCATCACCGGCTTGCAGGGCTATGCCGGCACCGCGAAGACCTCCACCGTCATCCAGGTCGTCGCCGATGCGGCCCGCGCCCAAGGCTATACAGTGCGCGCGCTCGCCCCCACGTCCACCGCCGCCGCGACGCTGGCCGACGCGATCGGAGTGGAGGGGACCACCGTCGCCCATGCTCTGATGCACGGGTTCAATCAGGCCCCAGGCGAGAAGGTCGTCGAGATCGTCGACGAGGCGTCTATGCTCTCGACCATCGACACGGCAAAGTTGCTCGAGCACGCGCGCCGCACCGGCAACCGCCTGTTCTTGGTAGGTGACGTGGCGCAGCTCGGCAGCGTCGAGGCGGGGCGCGCGTTCCACCAGCTCCAGCAGCACGGCATGGCAACGTTCACGCTCGACACGATCGTCCGCCAGACCAACCCGCATACCCGCAAGGCCGTCGAGGCGCTGATCGCCGGCAATGCGACTAAGGCGTTCGCCAGTCTCGACACAGCAGCCGGGGGCACCGCGATCGTCGAGCATGACAAGGCCGAAATCCGCCGCGTCCTGCTGGCGCGGGACTTCCTAAAGCTCAGCCCCGGCGAGCGAGCTGAGACGATCGTGCTCGACCCGACCCGCGATGGCCGGCGGCAACTCGCCAAGACCATTCGCTCCGGCCTAATCCGCGAAGGGGCTCTCGGGGCCGAAGCGGTTGCCGCCACTGTCCTGGAGAGCCGCGACCTCGGCCCCACCGACCGCAAGCGCGCGCTCAACTACCGACACGGCGACGTGATCACGTTCCGCCGCGGTTACCCTAAGAAGGGTGTCGCCACCGGCACCGGCTACATGGTTGCTGAGGTGGACGGCAAGACCGTCCGGCTTATCGACCCCATTGGCAAGGCCATCGCCTGGACGCCGGGGAGCTGGGGATCCACCTCGGCCGAGGTGTTCGCCGAGGTCGAGGCCGAGTTCCGCGTCGGTGACCGCCTCATGTTTGCTCGCAACGATCGCCATCAGGATCGCCGCAACGGCATGGTAGCGATGGTGACAGGCGTTGATCCAGCTCGCGCCGGGGTCATGGTCGCTATGCCCAACGGCACCGAACAGGCGCTCGATCTGCGGCGGATTGGCGATCGGCACGTCCGCCAGGGCTGGGTCCAGACCGTGCATAGCGCCCAAGGGGCTACAGCCAATACCGTGCTCGCCCACCTTGAGAGCTTCCGACAGGGCATCGACGCCCGGTTGCTCTATGTCGCAGTGTCTCGCGCCCGCGATCAGGCCCGTCTCTACACCGATAATCGCATCCGGCTTACTATCGCAACCGACCTGCGCAACGGCTTTCAGACCGCGGCGCTCGACGAAGAAATCGACCTGGGGTTCGGCATGAACTGA
- a CDS encoding DNA cytosine methyltransferase — MVDCIGLFSGAGGLDVGAKQAGARVIRCVDFDRDSVLTLRANFPELRIDHADIATLDFREHQGRTPKIIIGGPPCQPFSKNGYWVKNVNRLIGHDPRNMLSEFLRAVEDAKPTGFLFENVDSLMHPTNKHVVEAFLTTADALGYRCTLHRANSADYGIPQKRKRVFIFGVRKYGRATPPAPKPTHSATPELDGLKPHQGVKKFIKGFEAKKYFEPSEVTTEGTYAHELASVPPGRNYIALAQLEGYRGRTFRAGGRFWNFLQKLHPDEPSITIAAQPGPWVGPFHWTSRRLRVPEIAGIQTFPKDYKFVGSRRSVQKQIGNAVPCLLGEAMVRHLIEQL, encoded by the coding sequence GTGGTTGATTGTATTGGACTTTTTTCTGGAGCCGGCGGGCTTGATGTTGGCGCGAAGCAGGCGGGAGCACGCGTCATCCGCTGCGTCGATTTCGATCGAGACTCGGTGCTGACGCTGCGCGCCAATTTCCCTGAATTGCGTATAGATCATGCCGACATCGCTACCCTTGATTTCCGCGAGCATCAGGGTCGAACGCCCAAGATCATTATCGGCGGACCGCCCTGTCAGCCATTCTCGAAGAACGGTTACTGGGTGAAGAACGTCAATCGTCTAATCGGGCATGATCCGCGAAACATGCTGTCAGAGTTTCTTCGCGCTGTAGAGGACGCCAAGCCAACCGGCTTCTTATTCGAGAATGTCGACAGCTTGATGCATCCCACCAACAAGCATGTCGTTGAGGCGTTCCTCACTACGGCTGATGCGCTCGGCTACCGCTGCACCCTGCATCGAGCCAATTCGGCCGATTACGGTATTCCCCAGAAGCGCAAGCGAGTGTTCATCTTCGGCGTCCGCAAGTATGGGCGGGCCACGCCGCCTGCCCCGAAACCAACCCATTCCGCTACGCCTGAATTGGACGGATTGAAGCCGCATCAGGGCGTTAAGAAGTTTATTAAAGGTTTCGAGGCCAAGAAGTATTTTGAGCCTAGTGAGGTCACTACGGAAGGGACCTACGCGCATGAACTGGCGAGTGTGCCGCCAGGTCGCAATTATATCGCCCTTGCCCAGCTTGAGGGATATCGCGGCCGCACCTTTAGAGCGGGTGGTCGATTCTGGAACTTTCTCCAGAAACTCCACCCCGACGAGCCTTCGATCACCATCGCCGCTCAGCCCGGGCCTTGGGTCGGCCCATTTCATTGGACTAGCAGGCGTCTGCGCGTGCCAGAGATCGCTGGCATTCAGACGTTCCCGAAGGATTATAAGTTTGTTGGCAGCCGTCGCTCGGTTCAAAAGCAGATTGGGAACGCCGTGCCCTGCCTATTGGGCGAAGCGATGGTCCGTCACCTGATCGAGCAGCTATAG
- a CDS encoding AAA family ATPase, with translation MAKISKQATADGRMVDDFDPAHPTMQQREAVLRDGFAARGWKIDNMASDESKRRTVMQVSRGGRTYKLNVFVFPNLAYASRSDEEKRIQLSRDYSEHKREFELSNDGPERCLLLGMYTRDDKTIVSAWDAAAYRNHAQPSSCYVRVPALADAMRNGFGQSIDGKGRLVCCFQADLIAYYVENMRDLHDRVVVNQDLIKASLDGEPEESTARGGGETADRVDVPANAVPANLPRNRILYGAPGTGKSHRLDGEVGAYFGDESLHERVTFHPDYTYGQFVGAYRPVPIYRESSGSLVAADKVTDAGKHEPLIDYTFVPGPFLRLLVRAMKNPDHKFVLVIEELNRANAPAVFGEVFQLLDRDNQGLGKFPVTMPTEARDYLRSHGLPVSVRLPANLYLWATMNSADQGVMPLDAAFKRRWTFEYVPLNESQAVTAGWMIQLTFLGGSVPWNAFRAAINDHLRTREVPEDRLLGPFFMRKEELESGQAFRNKLLLYLRDDVVRHNPEALFRGASLSYGALADAYERGEAIFAEGIDFGAVDQGS, from the coding sequence ATGGCGAAGATCAGCAAGCAGGCTACGGCGGACGGACGCATGGTCGATGACTTCGACCCCGCCCACCCTACGATGCAGCAGCGAGAGGCTGTGCTTCGCGACGGCTTCGCAGCGCGCGGCTGGAAGATCGACAACATGGCGTCCGACGAGTCCAAAAGACGGACCGTTATGCAGGTCTCGCGCGGGGGCCGGACCTACAAGCTGAATGTGTTCGTCTTCCCCAACCTCGCCTACGCAAGCCGGTCCGACGAGGAGAAGCGCATTCAGCTCAGCCGTGACTATTCCGAGCACAAGCGCGAGTTCGAACTGTCCAACGATGGACCTGAGCGGTGTTTATTGCTCGGTATGTACACCCGCGACGACAAGACAATCGTTTCGGCATGGGATGCTGCCGCTTATCGCAATCACGCACAGCCCAGCAGTTGCTACGTGCGTGTGCCGGCATTGGCGGACGCCATGAGGAATGGCTTCGGCCAGTCGATTGACGGCAAGGGCCGGCTGGTCTGTTGCTTTCAGGCCGACCTAATTGCCTATTATGTCGAGAACATGCGCGACCTTCACGATCGTGTTGTCGTCAACCAGGATTTGATCAAGGCATCCTTGGATGGGGAGCCGGAGGAGTCTACGGCGCGTGGAGGAGGCGAGACAGCCGACAGGGTGGACGTGCCCGCGAATGCCGTTCCAGCCAATCTCCCTCGCAACCGGATACTCTACGGTGCGCCGGGCACCGGCAAGAGCCACCGCCTCGACGGCGAGGTGGGTGCATATTTCGGCGATGAATCGTTGCATGAGCGGGTTACGTTCCACCCGGATTATACATACGGCCAGTTCGTCGGCGCCTACCGGCCGGTGCCGATCTACCGCGAGAGTTCAGGTTCGCTTGTCGCGGCGGACAAGGTGACCGACGCGGGCAAGCACGAGCCTTTAATCGACTATACCTTTGTTCCTGGTCCCTTCCTTCGCTTGCTGGTCCGCGCGATGAAAAATCCGGACCACAAGTTCGTGCTCGTCATCGAGGAACTGAACCGGGCGAACGCGCCAGCCGTATTCGGGGAGGTGTTTCAGCTTCTCGACCGCGATAATCAAGGTCTTGGCAAGTTCCCGGTTACGATGCCGACCGAGGCGCGTGATTACCTGAGGTCACACGGATTGCCGGTGTCGGTCCGCCTTCCTGCCAACCTCTACCTATGGGCCACGATGAACAGCGCAGATCAGGGCGTCATGCCCCTGGATGCAGCGTTCAAGCGGCGTTGGACCTTCGAATATGTGCCTCTGAACGAGTCTCAGGCCGTGACCGCTGGTTGGATGATTCAGCTGACCTTCCTTGGCGGTAGTGTGCCGTGGAACGCTTTTCGAGCCGCGATCAATGATCACCTGCGCACCCGAGAGGTTCCTGAAGACCGACTTCTTGGCCCGTTCTTCATGCGTAAGGAGGAATTGGAGAGCGGGCAGGCGTTCAGGAACAAGTTGCTCCTATACCTTCGCGACGACGTCGTTCGCCACAATCCTGAAGCCCTGTTTAGGGGCGCATCGCTTAGCTATGGTGCGCTCGCTGATGCCTATGAACGCGGCGAGGCAATTTTTGCCGAAGGGATAGACTTCGGTGCAGTCGACCAAGGAAGCTGA
- a CDS encoding LlaJI family restriction endonuclease, protein MQSTKEAELLTEEEVLPPARLAALFPAAELRDTLLRNGVLVPDKNGALRVRFVGVAVAGGRSFQVLPKIFSVSSTNVATTMRQVVRALRRHARWQPQRQDEVPFLDPTATNTELNALAIADWLIRDYLSAGIYRRLRDREEISGSGQISWRRTIERMTPIMSAGRPVYVDTVTRSIARDRDYFVSRLHRQIVESSARSFGHLLGYAPLNLGHEPFEPFGEMPALSLCQARIRQEMREAFSDRAMQLLPMLLAWLTAIDKAESAGLALYGTTSFYDVWEKACALALGNERDQWQIHIPRPKWRSADGREQEADTFEPDIVTRIKDDFGEHLLIADAKYYRLAMPPLLQGQPGVNDVAKQLWYQRCLADAARDRGLDRTYNIFVVPGPEHEEGFWSDGQVDLAGLPETTVKVKRLSGLLALERYADGAALDQARVRAVIFAP, encoded by the coding sequence GTGCAGTCGACCAAGGAAGCTGAACTGCTCACCGAAGAGGAGGTCCTCCCGCCGGCTCGCCTAGCGGCGTTGTTCCCCGCTGCGGAGTTAAGAGACACGCTGCTTCGAAACGGTGTGCTTGTTCCCGACAAGAACGGCGCGTTGCGCGTGCGCTTCGTCGGCGTGGCGGTCGCCGGGGGACGCAGCTTCCAGGTTCTGCCGAAAATTTTCTCGGTGTCATCTACAAATGTCGCCACCACGATGCGCCAGGTCGTTCGCGCGTTGCGCCGCCACGCGCGATGGCAGCCCCAGCGCCAGGACGAAGTTCCCTTCCTCGATCCGACCGCAACCAATACTGAACTTAACGCGCTCGCGATCGCCGATTGGCTGATACGAGACTATTTAAGCGCCGGCATCTATCGACGCCTTCGTGATCGCGAGGAGATTAGCGGTTCGGGGCAAATTAGCTGGCGTCGCACGATCGAGCGCATGACCCCCATTATGTCGGCCGGAAGGCCCGTCTATGTAGATACCGTTACACGCTCGATCGCTCGGGATCGTGATTACTTTGTCAGCCGGTTGCACCGGCAGATCGTGGAAAGCAGCGCACGGTCGTTCGGGCACCTTCTAGGCTACGCGCCGCTCAACCTCGGCCATGAACCTTTCGAGCCGTTCGGAGAGATGCCGGCGCTGTCGTTGTGTCAGGCTCGTATCCGGCAGGAAATGCGCGAAGCCTTTTCCGACCGTGCGATGCAGCTTCTGCCCATGTTGCTTGCGTGGTTGACCGCAATCGACAAGGCCGAGAGCGCCGGCCTTGCACTCTACGGCACGACTTCGTTCTATGACGTTTGGGAGAAAGCGTGTGCGCTGGCGCTCGGCAACGAACGGGATCAGTGGCAAATCCATATCCCCCGTCCTAAGTGGCGCTCCGCCGATGGACGCGAGCAGGAGGCTGACACCTTCGAGCCCGACATCGTGACCCGCATTAAGGACGACTTTGGAGAGCATCTGCTGATAGCCGATGCTAAATACTACAGGCTAGCCATGCCTCCCCTCCTTCAGGGCCAGCCCGGCGTGAACGACGTGGCCAAGCAGCTCTGGTATCAGCGATGCCTTGCAGATGCCGCACGCGACCGTGGCCTCGACCGGACTTACAACATATTCGTGGTCCCCGGCCCCGAGCATGAGGAGGGTTTCTGGTCGGACGGCCAGGTGGACCTTGCCGGCTTGCCCGAAACGACGGTGAAGGTGAAACGACTGTCGGGATTGCTTGCGCTCGAACGGTATGCGGATGGGGCCGCTCTTGATCAAGCGCGGGTAAGGGCAGTGATATTTGCTCCATAA
- a CDS encoding AI-2E family transporter: MIEIDPPARAQVVPAEVPGLAALLSLAVGVVSVAALYLARDVLVPIMLAILLSFILSPVVELLQRLRLPRVPSVVLAVVIALSVAGVLATVMGTQVASLATDAPRYAVTIRHKVREAQSSTIGQLPAMIGALGRQFDRASGGLANPVRVVSGPRALRTAPPPLPVEVRTPPLSPIALMRAVLAPVIGPLETTGIVVIVAIFILLQREDLRDRLIRIFGATDLHRTTTAMDDAASRLSRYFLTQVAINALFGTIIGSGLYFIGVPSPALWGVLAGLLRFLPYIGPVLAAIPPLILAAAVGPDWAMSFWVIGLFLVVEPIMGYVVEPMVYGHSTGLSPVAVIVSAIFWTWLWGPIGLILSTPLTLCLVVLGRHVKRLEFLDVMLGDRPALTPVESFYQRMLAGDPDEALDQAEALLRDRSLSSYYDEVVVKGLQMAAADCLRGVLDDARLDRVRRAARALIADLAGHDDSNPPPARGTAPNVRTLAEKALPATAAPIAAVHPLTAAWQANGAILCVAGRGPLDEVGSSILAQLLDKHDLGSRTATYAEVSRDRIAELDVSGVLAVAVTYLDLDGNPAHLRTLLRRLHDRLPGVPVTVGLWRRGENEQESPDADQVAGNLREMVIHCRDIAEAGGAADRDLMAAFA; this comes from the coding sequence ATGATCGAGATCGACCCGCCTGCGCGCGCCCAGGTCGTGCCCGCCGAGGTTCCCGGCCTCGCGGCGCTGCTGTCGCTCGCGGTCGGGGTGGTGTCGGTTGCCGCGCTGTATCTCGCGCGCGACGTCCTCGTGCCGATCATGCTTGCGATCCTGCTGTCGTTCATCCTGTCGCCGGTGGTCGAACTGCTCCAGCGGCTGCGGTTGCCGCGCGTTCCGTCGGTCGTCCTCGCCGTCGTCATCGCGCTGAGCGTCGCCGGGGTCCTCGCGACGGTGATGGGGACGCAAGTTGCGAGCCTTGCGACCGATGCACCGCGCTATGCGGTGACGATCCGCCACAAGGTCCGCGAGGCGCAGTCGTCGACGATCGGCCAGCTGCCGGCGATGATCGGCGCGCTCGGGCGGCAATTCGATCGCGCCAGCGGCGGGCTTGCCAACCCGGTCCGTGTCGTCAGCGGCCCGCGCGCGCTGCGGACGGCACCGCCGCCGCTGCCGGTCGAGGTGCGCACCCCGCCCTTGTCGCCGATCGCGCTGATGCGTGCGGTTCTCGCCCCGGTCATCGGGCCGCTCGAAACGACGGGCATCGTTGTCATCGTCGCGATCTTCATCCTGCTCCAGCGCGAGGATCTGCGCGACCGGTTGATCCGCATCTTCGGCGCGACCGACCTCCACAGGACGACGACGGCGATGGACGATGCCGCGTCGCGACTGAGCCGCTATTTCCTGACGCAGGTCGCGATCAATGCGCTGTTCGGCACGATCATCGGCAGCGGGCTGTATTTCATCGGCGTGCCCTCTCCCGCCTTGTGGGGAGTGCTCGCCGGGCTGCTCCGCTTCCTGCCGTACATTGGCCCGGTGCTCGCCGCGATCCCGCCGCTGATCCTCGCCGCCGCGGTCGGCCCCGACTGGGCGATGTCGTTCTGGGTTATCGGCTTGTTCCTCGTCGTCGAGCCGATCATGGGCTATGTCGTCGAGCCGATGGTCTATGGCCATTCGACCGGACTTTCGCCGGTCGCGGTGATCGTCTCGGCGATCTTCTGGACATGGTTGTGGGGGCCGATCGGGCTGATCCTGTCGACCCCGCTGACCTTGTGCCTCGTCGTCCTCGGGCGCCACGTCAAACGGCTCGAATTCCTCGACGTCATGCTCGGCGACCGCCCGGCGCTGACCCCGGTCGAGAGCTTCTACCAGCGGATGCTCGCCGGCGACCCCGACGAGGCGCTCGATCAGGCCGAGGCGCTGCTCCGCGACCGGTCGCTGTCGAGCTATTACGACGAGGTCGTGGTCAAGGGGCTGCAGATGGCGGCTGCTGATTGCCTGCGCGGCGTGCTCGACGACGCACGGCTCGACCGGGTGCGCCGTGCCGCGCGCGCGTTGATCGCCGACCTCGCCGGACACGACGACAGCAATCCGCCCCCGGCGCGCGGCACCGCGCCGAACGTCCGGACGCTCGCCGAAAAGGCCTTGCCCGCGACCGCGGCACCAATCGCCGCCGTGCATCCGTTGACCGCGGCATGGCAAGCCAATGGCGCGATCCTGTGCGTCGCGGGTCGTGGGCCGCTCGACGAGGTCGGGTCATCGATCCTCGCGCAGCTGCTCGACAAGCACGACCTCGGCTCGCGGACGGCAACCTACGCCGAGGTCTCGCGCGACCGCATCGCCGAACTCGACGTGTCGGGCGTCCTCGCCGTCGCGGTGACGTACCTCGATCTCGACGGCAACCCAGCGCACCTGCGGACGCTGCTCCGGCGGCTCCACGATCGGCTCCCCGGCGTACCGGTGACGGTCGGGTTGTGGCGGCGCGGCGAGAACGAGCAGGAGTCACCCGACGCCGATCAGGTTGCAGGCAATCTGCGCGAGATGGTCATTCACTGCCGCGACATCGCCGAAGCGGGTGGTGCCGCAGACCGCGATCTGATGGCGGCGTTCGCGTAG